One Pochonia chlamydosporia 170 chromosome 5, whole genome shotgun sequence DNA segment encodes these proteins:
- a CDS encoding VMA21-like domain-containing protein has product MATRRIIASEKTILEKDDQPEEKSNISPAVPKDVIFKLLGFTFAMIVVPIGSYFLTVHTVFKGNSSFAGGLAALLANVVLISYVVVAMKEDDSERQGAWAAKKPDTKKDQ; this is encoded by the exons atggcaaccCGCCGCATCATTGCAAGTGAAAAGACCATCCTCGAAAAGGACGACCAGCCAGAAGAAAAGTCCAACATCTCACCCGCTGTCCCCAA AGATGTTATTTTCAAGCTTCTAGGATTTACATTCGCCATGATTGTTGTCCCCATTGGGTCATACTTCCTGACTGTCCATACCGTATTCAAAG GCAACTCCTCCTTTGCAGGAGGCTTAGCTGCTTTACTGGCCAATGTAGTGCTCATAAGTtatgttgttgttgcaatGAAGGAAGATGATTCGGAACGGCAAGGAGCCTGGGCTGCGAAGAAACCCGACACCAAAAAGGACCAATAA
- a CDS encoding helicase SWR1 (similar to Verticillium alfalfae VaMs.102 XP_003005346.1), which translates to MANSSSPLLPLRHITGAPRTPTISRTSNPIDEVDELAGDTIPCSPSAFLRDSSREREITQPTQILSRPGLGLAMERSSSPASIIEVPASSPFQPKEKPKFGSRLAPAGTFFRPPPRPPPRPAVPKRPAAEPISLISDDEGDSSPPRGDIRPTAFKAQIAGFAYNPAAEERTTKMKLRQIYDVFGDRFPSEVVREALKACKNDVEDAIIWLESQPTQKEKPSAQGLNKANGRRLVSKASMQNYAKDRASGHRDESVSLESSPVKQVKPQKRRLVQGLKRRNDSSPQKSFDLPPPPSSDGPLVIDLIDNDKEDAYEAEPSPAPSEEDDDRVLNCLNTSTLKELAAMTGLKEALLEALVEKRPFTDLSQARRVSATKKPGARKSPRVSIGETAVDAVEVFLNAVTAIDEVVAKCETKGQTVKSVMETWDLDTFGHNKRSSRVSPDVDLPPTPTSMNSKYTRPLVPRQPALMDGHCEMKPFQLFGLNWMSLLYNYDIGCILADEMGLGKTCQVISFMCHLVEEYERGSQRSRPWPNLIVVPPSTYNNWLHEFERFAPDLTVVGYRGSQSERAAIAYEVEQEPESFHVVLATYSQINSEADIEAMQSFDLNAAVFDEGHKMKNPETKIYRDLRRITAKWKMLLTGTPVQNNLLEMTALLNFINPKMFDGYMDDIQYIFSQKVTIRDVSNGAFLYAERVKRARTILEPFILQRRKDQVLSDMPQKICTVAHCDMTESQKDTYAEYEELFKLEPSLRASKAKGRQNDQNNVWMQLRKAALHPLLFRRHFTDEKVEEMGKILMDRIPQSELHQPDIKHLIQELKNSSDFELHLWCRDYPRLLRQFDIPASAELDSGKVKKLLELIRQYQENGDRVLVFSKFSRLIELLQEVLALQDIDHRVLMGTTNVSERQTLIDEFNDNPEIPVFLLTTGAGGTGINLTAANKVIIFDQSDNPQDDIQAENRAHRLGQKRDVEVVRLIASHTIEELIYKACQKKIELANKVTGALEDDQDAEQNMEQEVRKMMMEEKMTPP; encoded by the exons ATGGCCAATTCCTCGTCCCCGTTGCTGCCATTGCGGCATATCACCGGCGCACCTCGAACACCAACAATCTCGAGAACCTCGAATCCAATAGACGAAGTCGACGAGCTGGCCGGGGACACAATTCCCTGCTCGCCGTCTGCATTCTTGCGAGACTCGTCCCGAGAGAGGGAGATCACACAACCGACACAGATTTTGAGCAGACCAGGACTGGGATTAGCCATGGAACGTTCATCTTCACCTGCTAGCATCATTGAAGTTCCTGCGTCTTCACCCTTTCAGCCCAAGGAAAAGCCAAAGTTTGGCTCTCGTCTCGCGCCTGCCGGGACTTTCTTTCGTCCGCCACCTCGACCACCACCTCGTCCGGCCGTTCCCAAACGACCCGCCGCAGAGCCGATTAGTCTAATCTCTGACGATGAGGGCGATTCTTCGCCGCCGAGGGGGGATATTCGTCCTACAGCGTTTAAAGCACAGATTGCCGGGTTTGCATACAACCCCGCCGCTGAAGAGAGGACGACCAAAATGAAGCTGCGACAGATATATGATGTTTTTGGCGACAGGTTCCCCTCGGAAGTAGTTAGAGAAGCACTCAAAGCATGTAAAAATGACGTCGAAGATGCGATTATTTGGCTTGAGTCGCAGCCTACAcagaaggagaagcccaGTGCTCAGGGACTCAACAAGGCGAACGGGCGCCGGCTGGTATCAAAGGCATCGATGCAGAACTACGCGAAGGACCGAGCGTCGGGTCATCGAGACGAGTCTGTTTCACTCGAATCCAGCCCAGTTAAGCAGGTGAAGCCACAGAAGCGGCGGCTCGTCCAAGGATTGAAACGGCGGAATGATTCGTCACCGCAGAAATCGTTCGATCTGCCTCCACCACCCTCAAGTGATGGTCCATTGGTTATTGACTTGATCGACAATGATAAGGAGGACGCATATGAAGCAGAGCCGTCTCCAGCCCCTTCagaagaggacgacgacaGAGTGCTTAACTGCCTCAACACCAGTACTCTCAAGGAGCTTGCGGCAATGACGGGCTTGAAAGAGGCGCTTCTTGAAGCCCTGGTCGAGAAGAGACCGTTCACCGATCTGTCGCAAGCCCGGCGAGTCAGCGCAACGAAGAAGCCGGGTGCCCGAAAGTCACCAAGAGTCAGCATAGGCGAAACCGCTGTTGACGCCGTGGAAGTGTTTCTCAACGCTGTGACCGCTATTGACGAAGTTGTGGCAAAATGTGAGACAAAGGGGCAAACAGTCAAAAGTGTCATGGAAACCTGGGATCTCGACACTTTCGGCCACAACAAGCGGAGTAGTCGAGTATCTCCCGACGTCGATTTGCCGCCTACGCCGACAAGCATGAATTCCAAGTACACACGACCACTGGTACCACGACAGCCGGCGCTTATGGATGGGCATTGCGAAATGAAGCCTTTCCAACTATTCGGGTTGAACTGGATGTCCTTATTGTACAACTACGACATAGGATGTATTCTTGCAGACGAGATGGGCCTGGGCAAGACATGCCAGGTAATTTCGTTCATGTGTCATTTGGTTGAAGAATATGAACGAGGGTCTCAAAGGAGTCGACCCTGGCCAAACTTGATTGTGGTGCCACCAAGCACTTACAACAATTGGCTTCACGAATTTGAGAGATTTGCTCCAGACCTGACTGTTGTGGGGTATCGAGGATCTCAGTCAGAAAGGGCCGCGATTGCGTATGAGGTTGAGCAAGAACCAGAGTCATTTCACGTCGTCTTGGCGACATATTCGCAAATCAACTCGGAGGCGGATATTGAGGCAATGCAGTCATTTGATCTCAACGCAGCCGTTTTTGATGAAGGACACAAAATGAAGAATCCGGAGACAAAGATTTACAGAGACTTGCGCCGCATTACTGCAAAGTGGAAGATGCTCCTTACTG GTACTCCGGTTCAAAATAACCTTCTCGAAATGACAGCTCtactcaacttcatcaaccccaagATGTTTGATGGATACATGGACGACATTCAATACATTTTCAGCCAAAAGGTTACTATTCGAGATGTGTCGAACGGGGCTTTCTTGTATGCCGAACGTGTGAAGCGTGCACGAACCATCTTGGAGCCGTTTATTCTCCAGCGTCGCAAGGACCAGGTTTTGTCAGACATGCCGCAAAAGATTTGCACTGTTGCCCACTGTGATATGACAGAATCGCAAAAGGACACATACGCCGAATACGAAGAACTTTTCAAACTGGAGCCGTCGTTGCGAGCATCGAAGGCCAAGGGACGACAAAATGATCAAAATAATGTCTGGATGCAGCTCCGCAAAGCAGCGCTGCATCCGCTGCTGTTCCGACGGCACTTTACGGACGAAAAGGTGGAAGAAATGGGCAAGATATTGATGGATAGGATACCACAGTCTGAGCTTCATCAGCCCGATATCAAGCATCTGATTCAAGAGCTCAAGAATTCGTCCGATTTCGAACTACACTTGTGGTGTCGAGATTATCCTAGGTTACTGAGACAATTTGATATCCCAGCCTCGGCAGAATTGGACAGCGGCAAAGtgaagaagctgttggagctGATACGGCAGTATCAAGAGAACGGAGATCGAGTGCTTGTATTCAGCAAGTTTTCCCGATTGATCGAGCTTCTGCAAGAGGTTCTGGCTTTGCAGGACATTGATCATCGAGTGCTCATGGGCACCACCAATGTTTCCGAGCGACAAACACTCATTGACGAGTTCAATGACAACCCAGAAATCCCGGTGTTCTTATTGACAACCGGCGCTGGCGGAACAGGCATCAACCTTACCGCAGCAAACAAGGTCATCATCTTTGACCAATCGGATAACCCACAGGACGATATTCAGGCAGAAAACCGTGCTCATCGTCTAGGACAGAAGCGAGATGTCGAGGTAGTTCGGCTCATTGCTTCGCACACCATTGAGGAGCTTATTTACAAGGCGTGTCAGAAGAAGATTGAGCTCGCCAACAAAGTGACTGGTGCCCTGGAGGACGACCAGGATGCCGAGCAGAACATGGAGCAGGAAGTACgcaagatgatgatggaggagaagatgacgccTCCTTAG
- a CDS encoding MYB-like protein (similar to Metarhizium robertsii ARSEF 23 XP_007816328.1), giving the protein MLLPSALSCDSAQPSRPSLQSSFFSPPASPPTMSSATALSNIMTTCRSLQSLIATPVSSSLSVPPPSLGQLPTPPLAHAALPMKLRLRARPARSDASNTEDLYTRRRIVKRSVPPRGVNKRRRPDADDMGREDQDLSSEEEDIESDLDLRANSPEPAAPSTPKRARIAPEQLPLGLERSDFHDIHTQGADVAAAADSQEWTAEDDRILVELVLEKLKLSKSEWQDCARNLGKDRHTVNKRWKSLIMKGEVGLKTRSSNRRRLHSTWR; this is encoded by the coding sequence atgCTTCTCCCCTCAGCGCTGTCCTGCGACTCGGCGCAGCCGTCGCGCCCTTCGCTCCAGTcaagcttcttctctcctcccGCCAGTCCTCCTACCATGTCCTCGGCCACGGCCCTTAGCAACATCATGACAACCTGCCGATCGTTACAATCGCTCATCGCAACACCCGTATCCTCCTCACTGTCGGTGCCACCGCCATCGCTAGGCCAGCTCCCTACACCTCCGCTGGCCCATGCCGCACTACCAATGAAGCTCCGTCTCCGAGCACGTCCTGCCCGCTCCGACGCCAGCAATACCGAGGACTTGTACACACGAAGAAGAATAGTCAAGCGATCTGTGCCTCCGCGTGGTGTCAACAAGCGCCGGCGCCCTGACGCCGACGACATGGGCCGCGAGGACCAGGACCTGTCCTCGGAAGAGGAAGACATCGAGAGCGATCTTGACCTCCGCGCCAACAGCCCAGAACCCGCCGCgccctcaacaccaaagcgCGCGCGCATAGCTCCCGAGCAACTACCCCTTGGCTTAGAACGCTCCGACTTCCACGACATTCACACACAAGGAGCAGATGTCGCGGCCGCAGCCGACAGCCAAGAGTGGACCGCAGAAGACGACCGCATCCTGGTCGAACTGGTCCTAGaaaagctcaagctctccAAGTCAGAATGGCAGGACTGCGCCCGCAACCTCGGCAAGGACAGACACACCGTCAACAAACGATGGAAAAGCCTAATAATGAAAGGAGAGGTCGGCCTCAAGACGAGGTCAAGTAATCGTCGTCGCCTCCATTCTACATGGCGGTAG
- a CDS encoding chitin synthase activator (similar to Coccidioides immitis RS XP_001241606.1), translating into MAAVSTSPPPSATSPHGHGDNREHISHHAYTSPAAEDVSRRNLNAPSLGTGSARLRDAPVSPVRVNFHDQSWPHPSNANIEHALPQTAQFGVVENGYGHEYTSSMDGSETIPLSEVSTAQPSQPSAVGTGPSDVDALAAKFTHASLDLSLQPASQAAPERYEGSPMSPKHRVRNQDIYRNSRESDETASTSQQQPSAQSSAATSASSVSGVNDNSEYPPNGDSPGSSIIEGNLPKNLSVPQFQYHHQQQEFPPRVSSGGAGQFARSPSSDLLENGGHIRRHLTPQSGYFQRSSLPRPQSSYSTLSDYSPRGRSPNLLPGGSHMRAPSVQSRKSPNVRPSSYAELLSVPYPQQAPPSFSLDNSNLRTVVGNNASLLSTQKTLEMYRQNVKKTTDASIQYSFAVFLISTAQEQGLDSSNPKAKRPAQQPLRDLDSPIVEASVTSPYELVCEARQILKRLSDGGYPFAEYYLADGYSSGLFSKGKKDDDTAFPLFVRAAKHGHAESAYRTALCYEFGWGCSKDPVKAVQFLRKAAAKSHPGAMTRLGKACLSGDLGEKRYREGIKWLKLAAEAADSQYNAAPYQLGCLYETGYGDDIFADASYAAELFTHAADLGHPEANYRMGDAYEHGRLNCPRDPALSVHFYTGAAERGHSAAMMGLCAWYMVGAPPILEKDEEEAYEWARRSAELGFVKAQYAVGYFTEMGIGCRRDILEANVWYVKAADAGDERAKQRIAVIQAAVSGGGTPMDVAPPRGKKGGKDDKDCVVM; encoded by the exons ATGGCCGCCGTCAGCACCTCCCCGCCTCCTTCGGCAACCTCCCCCCATGGCCACGGCGATAATCGCGAACATATTTCTCATCATGCATACACATCACCAGCCGCAGAAGATGTCTCGAGAAGAAACCTCAACGCTCCTTCGCTCGGCACAGGTAGCGCGCGACTACGGGATGCACCAGTGTCTCCTGTGCGAGTCAACTTTCACGACCAAAGCTGGCCCCATCCGTCAAATGCCAATATTGAGCATGCACTGCCGCAAACTGCACAATTTGGTGTCGTTGAGAATGGTTACGGGCATGAGTATACCTCATCTATGGACGGTTCTGAGACCATTCCCTTGTCCGAGGTGTCAACCGCCCAGCCGTCTCAACCGTCCGCCGTTGGAACCGGCCCTTCGGACGTTGACGCCTTAGCAGCAAAGTTTACCCATGCGTCGCTGGATCTCAGCCTCCAACCTGCCTCACAAGCGGCGCCCGAGCGGTATGAAGGGTCTCCCATGAGCCCCAAGCATCGCGTACGAAACCAAGATATCTATCGAAACAGCCGCGAGTCCGACGAAACGGCTAGCACCTCGCAGCAACAGCCATCTGCCCAGTCTTCCGCTGCAACGAGTGCAAGCTCCGTCTCTGGCGTCAACGACAATTCGGAGTATCCGCCCAATGGCGACTCGCCGGGAAGTTCCATCATAGAGGGCAATTTGCCAAAGAACCTGTCCGTTCCACAGTTCCAgtatcaccaccagcaacaagagTTTCCACCTCGTGTCTCTAGCGGAGGCGCTGGTCAATTTGCACGTTCGCCATCTTCCGACCTCTTGGAAAATGGAGGACATATCAGGCGCCACCTCACTCCGCAATCGGGATACTTCCAAAGGAGCTCCCTTCCTCGACCTCAATCATCATACTCGACCCTTTCGGATTACAGCCCTAGGGGCAGATCTCCCAATCTACTGCCTGGTGGCTCCCACATGCGTGCTCCCTCTGTTCAGTCTCGCAAGTCTCCCAATGTGCGGCCATCATCGTACGCCGAGCTTCTCAGCGTCCCATACCCGCAACAAGCTCCTCCGTCGTTTTCCTTGGATAACTCGAATCTTCGAACTGTCGTTGGAAACAATGCATCGCTTCTCAGCACCCAGAAAACACTGGAAATGTATcgccaaaatgtcaagaAGACGACCGATGCGTCTATTCAGTACTCTTTTGCGGTTTTCTTGATTTCAACCGCACAAGAGCAAGGTTTAGATTCGTCCAACCCCAAAGCGAAGCGGCCTGCACAACAGCCACTGAGGGACCTCGACAGTCCCATTGTGGAGGCGTCAGTCACCAGTCCCTACGAGCTGGTTTGCGAAGCTCGACAGATCCTCAAGCGATTGTCCGATGGCGGTTATCCCTTTGCCGAGTATTACCTTGCTGATGGCTATTCGTCCGGGCTCTTcagcaaaggcaagaaaGATGACGATACGGCGTTCCCGCTCTTCGTCCGGGCAGCTAAACACGGCCATGCCGAGTCTGCCTACCGCACCGCTCTGTGCTATGAgtttggatggggatgcaGTAAAGACCCTGTAAAGGCTGTCCAGTTTCTGCGCAAGGCCGCAGCCAAATCGCATCCTGGTGCCATGACGCGTCTGGGCAAGGCATGTCTATCTGGTGATTTGGGTGAGAAGCGATACCGTGAGGGTATCAAGTGGTTGAAACTTGCCGCTGAAGCCGCTGATTCGCAGTACAACGCTGCTCCATATCAGTTGGGATGCTTGTACGAGACTGGCTACGGAGACGACATCTTTGCAGATGCAAGCTACGCAGCTGAGCTGTTTACCCACGCTGCAGACTTGGGCCACCCAGAGGCTAACTACCGAATGGGTGATGCTTATGAGCATGGCCGATTGAACTGTCCTCGCGACCCGGCATTGAGTGTGCACTTTTACACCGGCGCTGCTGAACGTGGCCACTCGGCAGCCATGATGGGTCTTTGCGCCTGGTACATGGTTGGAGCTCCTCCTATTCTGGAgaaggacgaggaggaggcatACGAATGGGCACGGCGATCTGCTGAACTAG GTTTTGTCAAGGCTCAGTACGCTGTAGGGTACTTTACCGAAATGGGTATCGGTTGTCGACGTGATATTCTCGAAGCCAATGTCTGGTACGTTAAAGCCGCCGACGCTGGTGACGAACGAGCCAAGCAACGTATTGCTGTCATCCAGGCCGCCGTTAGCGGAGGAGGCACTCCCATGGATGTTGCACCACCGCGCGGCAAGAAGGGtggcaaagacgacaaggactGTGTTGTCATGTAA